The region GCTTGGCATCGACAAGCATGTTCACGACATTCGCTTTGTCGAGGACGACTGGGAAAGCCCAACCCTGGGCGCCTGGGGCCTTGGTTGGGAAGTCTGGCTCAATGGCATGGAAGTGACCCAGTTCACCTATTTCCAGCAGGTGGGCGGCATTAACCTGGAGCCCATCAGCTGTGAAATCACCTACGGGGTGGAACGGCTGTGCATGTATTTGCAGGAAAAGGAATCGGTCTATGATTTGGCCTGGAATGATCATGTTACCTACGGACAGGTCTACCATCAGGCCGAGGTCGAGCATTCCAAGTATAATTTCGATCATTCCGACGCGGACATGCTGTTGCATTTTTTCAATTCCTACGAGGCCGAGAGCCGGAAACTGTGCGAGGCGGGTCTGCCCTGGCCCGCGTACGATTTTTGCCTGAAGTGTTCGCATGCCTTCAATCTGCTCGACGCGCGCGGCGCCATTTCCATCACCGAACGGGCCAAGTACATCGCCCGCGTGCGCGCCCTGGCCTCGGCCGTGGCCCGGCTTTATGTGGAACAGCGTGAGGCAATGGGGCATCCGCTCCTGAAATCCTAAGTTTTTATGTCCCCACGGGGACGTGTGGAAGGAGTTTTTTCCATGGCGCATTTTGTTCTTGAAATCGGGGTCGAGGAAATGCCGGCCCGCTTCCTGTCCAACCTGGATCGGGAACTGGCGGAACGGTTCACGTCCCACCTGACCGAGGCCGGCCTTGATTTTTCCGTCGTGACCTCGGCGTCCACGCCCCGGCGTTTGGTGGTGGACATCGCCGGCGTCGCGGCCGTGCAGAAAACCGAGGAAATCGTCGTGTCCGGACCACCGGCGCGCATCGCGTTCGACGCCGAGGGCAAGCCGACCAAGGCCGGTCTGGGCTTTGCCAAGTCGCAGAATGTGGATTTCGAGCAAATATATGTCGAAACCACGGACAAGGGCGATTATCTGGCCCTGAAGAAAACCGTGGGAGGACGTCCGGCCACCGAAATCCTGGCCGAGGCCTGTCCCCGGATTCTGGCCGCCGTGTCGTTTCCCAAAAAAATGCAGTGGATGGGCAAGGATTGCACTTTTGGCCGCCCGGTGCGCTGGTTGTTGGCCTTGCTGGACGCAGCTGTCGTGCCTTTTGCCTTCGCCGGTCTTGAAAGCGCGGATCTCACCCGGGGGCACCGGGTCATGGGGCCGGGACCCTTTGCCGTGTCCCATGCCGACCAGTATGGCCGGGTGCTCGAAGAGCAGGGTCACGTCATTTTGAGCGCAACCCGTCGCAAGAACCACATCAGGACGGAAGGGGATCGCTTGGCCGCCGAAGTCGGTGGACGGGTGGAATGGTCCGAAAGCCTCCTCGACCAAGTTGCGAATTTGGTGGAAACCCCGCGGCCCATTCTGGGCGGATTTCACGAAAAATTTTTGGAGCTGCCCGCCGAGGTCCTGCT is a window of Deltaproteobacteria bacterium DNA encoding:
- the glyQ gene encoding glycine--tRNA ligase subunit alpha, with the protein product MNFQDVILNLQRFWADQGCVLQHPYDLEVGAGTFNPSTFLRVLGPEPWRVAYPESTRRPTDGRYGENPNRLQHYFQFQVILKPSPANVLELYLDSLGVLGIDKHVHDIRFVEDDWESPTLGAWGLGWEVWLNGMEVTQFTYFQQVGGINLEPISCEITYGVERLCMYLQEKESVYDLAWNDHVTYGQVYHQAEVEHSKYNFDHSDADMLLHFFNSYEAESRKLCEAGLPWPAYDFCLKCSHAFNLLDARGAISITERAKYIARVRALASAVARLYVEQREAMGHPLLKS